A region of Chloroflexota bacterium DNA encodes the following proteins:
- a CDS encoding nodulation protein NfeD, with amino-acid sequence MRRLERRLGIGYWLALLLWLFSTVNVAGQGVPHVDVLTFKGPVTPVLVSYVERGIAQAERDGATALILQLDTPGGSVDLTGKITRRMRNANIPIVVYVTPKGAHAGSAGTFITLAAHIAAMAPGTRIGAASPVGSEGQDLGETIQRKITQDLVADIENMTKRRGERATEWAIRAVEEAAVATADEALELGVIDVIATNLDDLLRQLDGRVVDVNGREVTLHTANAQVHHIPLGALENFLNTITNPAIAAILLTLGLNAILFELSSPGGYVAGIAGAVALLLAFYALGALDANWTGLGFIVLAFVLFLLDIKAPTHGILTVAGIASFVLGAAILFNVPDVEVPWPTILTLSLATSAFFAFVVAKAIGAQRRRPTTGFEGLIGHRAQARSKLDPIGTVFLQGELWQAIAEDGPIDQGEEVEVIGREGMRLIVRRRTRAIHDT; translated from the coding sequence ATGAGACGGCTTGAACGACGGCTGGGGATCGGCTACTGGCTGGCCCTACTGCTCTGGCTCTTCTCAACGGTAAACGTCGCGGGCCAGGGCGTCCCCCATGTGGACGTGCTGACTTTCAAGGGGCCGGTCACGCCGGTGCTGGTGAGCTACGTCGAGCGCGGCATCGCGCAGGCGGAGCGGGACGGCGCGACGGCGCTGATCCTGCAGCTGGACACGCCCGGCGGCTCCGTCGATCTGACGGGCAAGATCACCCGGCGCATGCGCAACGCGAACATCCCCATCGTCGTGTACGTGACCCCCAAGGGTGCCCACGCCGGCTCGGCGGGCACCTTCATCACGTTGGCAGCCCATATCGCCGCCATGGCCCCCGGCACGCGCATCGGCGCGGCCAGCCCGGTGGGATCCGAGGGCCAGGACCTGGGCGAGACGATCCAACGCAAGATCACGCAAGACCTGGTCGCCGACATCGAGAACATGACGAAACGCCGCGGCGAGAGGGCGACGGAATGGGCGATCCGTGCCGTGGAGGAGGCCGCCGTGGCCACCGCCGACGAGGCCCTGGAGCTGGGCGTGATCGATGTGATCGCCACCAACCTAGATGATCTGCTGCGCCAGCTGGACGGCCGGGTGGTGGACGTGAACGGCCGGGAGGTGACCCTTCACACGGCCAACGCGCAGGTCCACCACATCCCCCTGGGCGCGCTGGAGAACTTCCTCAACACCATCACCAATCCGGCCATCGCCGCCATCCTGCTTACCCTGGGGCTGAACGCCATCCTGTTCGAGCTGTCAAGCCCGGGCGGATACGTCGCCGGCATCGCGGGCGCCGTCGCCCTGCTGCTGGCCTTCTACGCGCTGGGGGCGCTGGACGCCAACTGGACCGGCCTGGGCTTCATCGTGCTCGCCTTCGTGCTGTTCCTGCTGGACATCAAAGCTCCCACCCACGGCATCCTAACCGTCGCAGGAATTGCCTCCTTTGTGCTCGGCGCCGCCATCCTGTTCAACGTGCCCGACGTGGAGGTCCCCTGGCCCACGATCCTCACCCTCTCCCTGGCCACCTCCGCCTTCTTCGCCTTCGTGGTGGCCAAGGCCATAGGAGCACAACGGCGGCGGCCTACCACCGGCTTCGAAGGGCTGATCGGCCACCGGGCCCAGGCGCGCAGCAAGCTGGATCCGATCGGCACGGTCTTCCTGCAGGGCGAGCTGTGGCAGGCGATCGCGGAGGACGGCCCCATCGACCAGGGCGAGGAGGTCGAGGTGATCGGCCGGGAGGGCATGCGTCTGATCGTGCGGAGGAGGACACGCGCCATCCACGACACGTGA
- a CDS encoding DNA-directed RNA polymerase subunit beta codes for MMNRTNENLLPQYKSYARLPDVLDLPRLIEVQLESFRWFQSEGLRELFDEISPIVSFNRNLELHFGEFWFAEPKYTEQECRDRDMTYSAPLWVKAKLINKETGEITEQDVFMGDFPLMTDAGTFIYNGAERVVVSQLIRSPGVYFTVEEDRTTGRDLCFAKLIPARGAWLEFETSKRDVLSVKVDRKRKLPVTILLRAIGFGTDDEIRELFAEVDNMPEHPYIEATLERDPTSTPGIGEEASKQGVEAALLEFYKRLRPGDPPTLENARNFLQNLLFTPRRYDLGRVGRYKLNRRLGLAVPQTQRTLTKEDLVKVVEVMIQINNGVDSGDDIDHLGNRRVKTVGELIQNQLRIGLLRMERVVRERMSIRDPEQLSPLSLINIRPVVAAVREFFGGSQLSQFMDQTNPLAELTHKRRLSALGPGGLRRERAGFDVRDVHHSHYGRICPIETPEGPNIGLIGSLATYARVNEFGFIETPYRRVLSEVPNEPSRLVNRTLREDVVDPDTGEVVAEAGTIVDEALAERIAALRDQLPMIKVRPFATNEIVYLTADEEERHSIAQASTPLNERGEFMNPRVSVRRSDRFLFESPERVDYMDVSPKQIVSVSAALIPFLEHDDANRALMGSNMQRQAVPLLRPEVPLVGTGMERQAALDSGQVVTAKNPGEVVSVTSSEIVILEEDGTRRTYSLRKFNRSNQSTCIDERPAVVKGQWVEAGDVLADSSSTEAGRLALGQNVLCAFMSWEGGNYEDAILISERLVREDKFSSIHIEKHEVEARDTKLGPEEITRDIPNVGEDALRNLDEEGIIRIGATVGPGDILVGKITPKGETELSPEEKLLRAIFGEKAREVKDSSLRLPHGEHGKVVDVKVFSRDEYRDMPAGVEKMVRVSVAQRRKLSAGDKMAGRHGNKGVISKIVPIEDMPFLEDGTPVDIILNPLGVPARMNIGQVLETHLGWAAERLGFHVITPVFDGAKEDEIEAELARAWLIDKAWQEITDRAWMRVKELELPEDYLRDDEEARILYILEWLSDRSEYDLERIRQDRVYARRVVLREWLRERGYDPDAVLSFEDDPRPAEERRQVDERARLVCWREWLQHHGVDASQVPDEELREFAEKTSQEIGWPLPTTGKQKLYDGKTGDPFDQPVTVGIITMMKLAHLVEDKVHARSTGPYSLVTQQPLGGKAQFGGQRFGEMEVWALEAYGAAYTLQEMLTVKSDDVAGRVKTYEAIVKGEPISPPGIPESFRVLVKELQSLGLAVEVINEQKEVVQFGREDVEERLPKLGFSLSVPGPMAGYE; via the coding sequence ATGATGAACCGGACGAACGAGAATCTTCTTCCGCAGTATAAGTCGTACGCCAGATTGCCTGACGTATTGGATTTACCCCGGTTGATCGAGGTCCAGCTGGAATCCTTCCGATGGTTCCAGAGTGAGGGATTGCGTGAGCTGTTCGACGAGATCAGTCCGATCGTCAGCTTCAATCGGAACCTGGAGCTGCATTTTGGCGAGTTCTGGTTCGCGGAGCCCAAGTACACGGAGCAGGAGTGTCGTGATCGGGATATGACGTATTCGGCTCCGCTGTGGGTGAAGGCGAAGCTCATCAACAAGGAGACTGGTGAGATCACCGAGCAGGACGTCTTCATGGGCGATTTCCCGCTCATGACGGACGCGGGCACCTTCATCTATAATGGCGCGGAGCGCGTGGTCGTCAGCCAGTTGATCCGATCCCCGGGCGTGTACTTCACGGTGGAGGAGGATCGGACGACCGGCCGCGATCTCTGTTTTGCCAAGCTGATCCCGGCGCGAGGGGCGTGGCTGGAGTTTGAGACCTCCAAGCGCGATGTCCTGTCCGTGAAGGTGGACCGCAAGCGAAAGCTGCCCGTGACGATCCTGCTGCGGGCGATCGGCTTTGGTACGGATGACGAGATCCGGGAGCTTTTCGCCGAAGTCGACAACATGCCGGAGCATCCGTACATCGAGGCCACGCTGGAGCGCGATCCCACCTCCACGCCGGGGATCGGCGAGGAGGCTTCCAAGCAGGGCGTGGAGGCCGCCCTGTTGGAGTTCTACAAGCGGCTTCGACCGGGGGATCCACCGACCCTGGAGAATGCGCGCAACTTCCTGCAAAACCTGCTGTTCACGCCGCGTCGATATGATCTGGGACGTGTGGGACGTTACAAGCTGAATCGTCGCCTGGGGCTGGCCGTGCCGCAGACCCAGCGCACCCTGACCAAGGAGGATCTGGTCAAGGTCGTCGAGGTCATGATCCAGATCAACAACGGCGTGGACTCGGGGGATGATATCGATCACCTGGGCAATCGCCGCGTGAAGACCGTCGGCGAGCTGATCCAGAACCAGCTGCGGATCGGGTTGCTGCGCATGGAGCGCGTGGTGCGCGAGCGCATGTCCATTCGCGATCCGGAGCAGCTGAGCCCGCTGTCCCTCATCAATATCCGGCCGGTGGTGGCAGCCGTGCGCGAGTTCTTCGGCGGCTCTCAGCTCAGCCAGTTCATGGATCAGACCAATCCGCTGGCTGAGTTGACCCACAAGCGGCGCCTCAGCGCGCTGGGGCCGGGCGGGCTGAGGCGTGAGCGCGCCGGCTTCGATGTGCGAGACGTCCACCATAGCCACTACGGCCGCATCTGTCCCATCGAGACCCCGGAAGGTCCCAACATCGGGTTGATCGGCTCGCTGGCTACCTACGCCCGCGTGAACGAGTTCGGCTTCATTGAGACGCCCTATCGCCGTGTGCTCAGCGAGGTTCCCAACGAGCCCTCCCGGCTGGTCAACCGCACTTTGCGTGAGGACGTCGTCGACCCGGACACCGGCGAGGTCGTGGCCGAGGCGGGCACCATCGTGGACGAGGCGCTGGCCGAGCGCATCGCCGCGTTGCGGGACCAGTTGCCCATGATCAAGGTGCGGCCGTTTGCGACCAACGAGATCGTGTACCTCACCGCGGATGAGGAGGAGCGTCACTCCATCGCCCAGGCCAGCACGCCGTTGAACGAGCGGGGCGAGTTCATGAACCCCCGCGTGTCCGTCCGCCGCAGCGATCGGTTCCTCTTCGAGTCGCCGGAGCGGGTGGATTACATGGACGTGTCCCCCAAGCAGATCGTCTCCGTGTCGGCCGCGTTGATCCCCTTCCTGGAGCATGATGACGCCAACCGGGCGTTGATGGGGTCGAACATGCAGCGCCAGGCGGTGCCCCTGCTGCGTCCGGAGGTGCCGCTGGTGGGCACCGGCATGGAGCGCCAGGCCGCGCTGGATTCCGGACAGGTGGTGACGGCCAAGAACCCCGGTGAGGTGGTCAGCGTCACCTCCAGCGAGATCGTGATCCTGGAGGAGGATGGCACCCGCCGGACGTACTCGTTGCGCAAGTTCAACCGCTCGAACCAGTCCACCTGTATCGACGAACGGCCGGCCGTGGTCAAGGGGCAGTGGGTAGAGGCCGGCGATGTGTTGGCCGACTCCAGCTCGACCGAGGCGGGGCGGTTGGCTCTGGGACAGAACGTGTTGTGCGCCTTCATGAGCTGGGAGGGCGGCAATTACGAGGATGCCATCCTGATCTCCGAGCGATTGGTGCGAGAGGATAAATTCTCCTCGATTCACATTGAGAAGCACGAGGTGGAGGCCCGGGATACCAAGTTGGGCCCCGAGGAGATCACCCGGGATATCCCCAACGTGGGGGAGGATGCGCTGCGGAACCTGGACGAGGAGGGGATCATCCGCATCGGCGCGACGGTGGGCCCGGGCGACATCCTGGTCGGGAAGATCACACCCAAGGGCGAGACGGAGCTGAGCCCCGAGGAGAAGCTGCTCCGAGCCATCTTCGGCGAGAAGGCGCGTGAGGTGAAGGATTCCTCCCTGCGCCTGCCGCACGGTGAGCATGGCAAGGTGGTGGACGTCAAGGTGTTCTCCCGGGATGAGTACCGGGATATGCCCGCGGGCGTGGAGAAGATGGTGCGCGTGTCGGTGGCCCAGCGACGTAAGCTCAGCGCGGGCGATAAGATGGCCGGTCGCCATGGCAATAAGGGCGTGATCTCCAAGATCGTGCCCATTGAGGATATGCCCTTCCTGGAGGACGGCACGCCGGTAGATATCATCCTGAACCCGTTGGGCGTGCCCGCCCGTATGAACATCGGTCAGGTGCTGGAGACACATCTGGGGTGGGCGGCCGAGCGCCTGGGCTTCCACGTGATCACGCCGGTGTTTGATGGCGCCAAGGAGGATGAGATCGAGGCCGAGCTGGCGCGGGCCTGGCTGATCGACAAGGCGTGGCAGGAGATCACCGACCGGGCCTGGATGCGTGTGAAGGAGCTGGAGCTGCCCGAGGACTACCTGCGGGACGACGAGGAGGCGCGCATCCTCTATATCCTGGAGTGGCTGTCCGATCGCTCCGAGTATGATTTGGAGCGCATCCGCCAGGATCGAGTGTACGCCCGTCGTGTGGTGTTGCGGGAGTGGCTCCGGGAGCGGGGCTACGATCCCGATGCTGTGCTGTCCTTTGAGGATGATCCCCGGCCGGCCGAGGAGCGGCGGCAGGTGGACGAGCGCGCCCGCCTGGTCTGTTGGCGGGAGTGGTTGCAGCACCACGGCGTGGACGCCTCGCAGGTGCCCGATGAGGAGCTGCGGGAGTTCGCCGAGAAGACCAGCCAGGAGATCGGCTGGCCGCTGCCGACCACGGGCAAGCAGAAGCTGTACGACGGCAAGACGGGCGATCCCTTCGATCAGCCTGTGACCGTGGGGATCATCACGATGATGAAGCTGGCTCACCTGGTGGAGGACAAGGTGCATGCCCGCTCGACGGGCCCCTACAGCCTGGTCACGCAGCAGCCTCTGGGCGGCAAGGCCCAATTCGGCGGCCAGCGCTTTGGCGAGATGGAGGTGTGGGCGCTGGAGGCGTACGGAGCGGCCTACACCCTTCAGGAGATGTTGACCGTGAAGTCGGACGACGTCGCCGGCCGCGTGAAGACGTACGAGGCCATCGTCAAGGGCGAGCCCATCAGCCCGCCGGGCATCCCGGAGTCGTTCCGGGTCCTGGTGAAGGAGCTGCAGTCGCTGGGCCTGGCCGTAGAGGTGATCAACGAGCAGAAAGAGGTGGTCCAGTTCGGTCGGGAGGATGTGGAAGAGCGCCTGCCCAAGTTGGGCTTTAGCCTGAGTGTACCCGGCCCTATGGCGGGATACGAGTGA